A genomic region of Methylobacterium durans contains the following coding sequences:
- a CDS encoding DUF4214 domain-containing protein: MTHFQTVAGSAGSWVFELPEQVTISQGGRTDNLVLNGANTTPLVFDIHYDEAAWLGLHSQRDTTHGRLVIKVHEPSNNVDSLDVGLRGSVNFVFHNDLGAPISEGPNGAVGIFVNGPGDNTGDTQFHPTYAHLHGIAANVFPGHTVTSRVLVGPGPGNIGAPDEVTVHGAITSSPAGEQWGPLTLHQRQQVNHNDDFEIHFWPQSGSVSFEDSGRLNTNNYLNKPYFGTFIQGAQSAGGQIYAIYDGLLGRAPDSLGLEYWADRLEHGTTVRDLTQQVLNSSEGQARVGSLNDGVFVNHLYETMLNRNPNDEERDFWSDQLYRGATRADVADGFVFSPEHLASLTLEFSLSIFVPDRQASDVARLYYTLLDRMPDLGGLQYWTDQLNQGRSLSSVADSFLTTPELQARYGAVDNAAYVDALYVNALWRHSESAFWALQLNNGLPRGEVAAQISSSPESQYLHLGQIEEGWHLI, translated from the coding sequence ATGACACACTTCCAAACAGTTGCAGGATCAGCAGGGAGCTGGGTCTTCGAATTGCCCGAGCAGGTTACGATCAGCCAAGGCGGCCGTACGGACAACCTTGTTTTGAACGGGGCAAACACAACGCCACTGGTGTTTGACATCCACTACGACGAAGCAGCATGGCTGGGCCTACACTCGCAGAGAGATACCACGCACGGTCGGCTGGTCATCAAAGTTCACGAGCCCAGCAACAACGTGGACAGTCTCGACGTTGGCCTCCGTGGGTCGGTGAACTTTGTCTTTCATAATGACCTAGGCGCTCCGATCAGCGAGGGCCCAAACGGAGCCGTGGGGATCTTCGTCAACGGTCCCGGCGACAACACGGGCGATACGCAATTCCACCCAACCTATGCTCATCTGCATGGCATCGCTGCCAACGTATTTCCCGGCCACACCGTTACTTCGAGAGTGCTGGTGGGACCCGGTCCGGGCAATATTGGTGCACCGGATGAGGTCACCGTCCATGGCGCCATTACGTCGTCTCCCGCCGGGGAACAATGGGGTCCCCTCACGTTGCATCAGCGGCAACAGGTAAACCATAACGACGATTTTGAGATCCACTTTTGGCCCCAATCAGGATCAGTCAGTTTTGAGGACTCGGGTCGGCTAAATACAAATAATTATTTGAACAAGCCATACTTCGGTACGTTTATTCAAGGTGCCCAAAGTGCAGGCGGCCAAATTTACGCCATCTACGACGGCCTGCTAGGTCGTGCCCCAGACTCTCTCGGGCTGGAGTACTGGGCCGATCGACTGGAGCACGGCACTACCGTGCGCGACCTCACCCAACAAGTGCTCAACTCCTCGGAAGGACAAGCAAGAGTAGGCTCGCTCAACGACGGAGTTTTCGTCAATCATCTCTACGAGACCATGCTTAACCGCAATCCAAATGATGAAGAGCGTGACTTCTGGAGTGATCAGCTGTACCGAGGTGCTACCCGAGCCGATGTCGCTGACGGTTTTGTTTTTTCTCCAGAGCATCTCGCAAGTTTAACCCTAGAGTTTAGCTTAAGTATATTCGTCCCTGACAGACAAGCAAGCGACGTGGCCCGTCTATACTATACACTTCTCGATCGGATGCCTGATCTCGGAGGATTGCAGTACTGGACGGACCAGCTAAACCAAGGACGCTCGCTCAGCAGTGTCGCAGACAGTTTCCTCACCACGCCCGAACTCCAGGCAAGGTACGGTGCTGTCGATAACGCGGCCTACGTGGACGCGCTCTATGTGAACGCCTTGTGGCGGCACTCGGAGAGTGCGTTCTGGGCTCTTCAGCTCAACAATGGCCTGCCGCGCGGGGAAGTAGCTGCGCAAATCTCTAGTAGCCCCGAGTCGCAGTACCTGCACTTAGGCCAGATCGAGGAGGGATGGCATCTGATTTAA
- a CDS encoding adenylosuccinate synthase: MANVVVVGAQWGDEGKGKIVDWLSEQADIVVRFQGGHNAGHTLVIGEAVYKLSLLPSGVVRPDTLGVIGNGVVLDPYALVSEIDRITAQGVRVSRENLRIADNATLILSLHRELDALREDGAPGTKIGTTKRGIGPAYEDKVGRRAIRLMDLSELDTLAPKIERLLAHHNALRRGFGLPEFSPDAIYEELAGIADRVLPYQDTVWHLLDEARRAGKRILFEGAQGALLDVDHGTYPFVTSSNTVAGQAATGSGLGPGAIGYVLGIAKAYTTRVGEGPFPTELHDAVGERIGERGHEFGTVTGRKRRCGWFDAALVRQTVQTSGIDGIALTKLDVLDGFEEIRVCTGYEIDGTRLDHLPASQGAQARVTPVYETIPGWSGTSAGARSWADLPAQAIKYVRRIEELIGAPVALLSTSPERDDTILMHNPFED; encoded by the coding sequence ATGGCGAACGTCGTCGTCGTAGGCGCCCAGTGGGGCGACGAAGGCAAAGGCAAGATCGTCGACTGGCTGTCGGAGCAGGCCGACATCGTGGTTCGCTTCCAGGGCGGCCACAACGCGGGCCACACGCTGGTGATCGGCGAGGCGGTCTACAAGCTCTCCCTGCTGCCCTCCGGCGTCGTGCGGCCCGACACGCTCGGCGTGATCGGCAACGGCGTCGTGCTCGACCCCTACGCCCTCGTCTCCGAGATCGACCGGATCACCGCGCAGGGCGTGCGCGTGAGCCGCGAGAACCTGCGCATCGCCGACAACGCCACGCTGATCCTCTCCCTGCACCGGGAGCTCGACGCCCTGCGCGAGGATGGCGCCCCCGGCACCAAGATCGGCACCACGAAGCGCGGCATCGGCCCGGCCTACGAGGACAAGGTGGGCCGCCGCGCGATCCGCCTGATGGACCTGTCGGAACTCGACACGCTCGCCCCCAAGATCGAGCGGCTGCTCGCCCACCACAACGCGCTGCGCCGCGGCTTCGGCCTCCCCGAATTCTCGCCCGACGCGATCTACGAGGAACTTGCCGGGATCGCCGACCGGGTGCTGCCCTACCAGGACACGGTCTGGCACCTCCTCGACGAGGCGCGCCGCGCCGGCAAGCGCATCCTGTTCGAGGGAGCGCAGGGCGCGCTCCTCGACGTCGACCACGGCACCTACCCGTTCGTGACCTCCTCCAACACCGTGGCGGGGCAGGCCGCGACGGGCTCAGGGCTAGGCCCTGGCGCCATCGGCTACGTGCTCGGCATCGCCAAGGCCTACACGACCCGCGTCGGCGAGGGCCCCTTCCCGACCGAGCTGCACGACGCGGTCGGCGAGCGCATCGGCGAGCGCGGCCACGAATTCGGCACCGTGACGGGACGCAAGCGCCGCTGCGGCTGGTTCGACGCGGCGCTCGTGCGCCAGACGGTGCAGACCTCGGGCATCGACGGCATCGCCCTCACGAAGCTCGACGTGCTGGACGGGTTCGAGGAAATCCGCGTCTGCACCGGCTACGAGATCGATGGGACCCGCCTCGACCACCTGCCGGCGAGCCAGGGCGCGCAGGCGCGCGTCACCCCGGTCTACGAGACGATCCCGGGCTGGAGCGGCACCAGCGCGGGCGCCCGTTCCTGGGCGGACCTGCCGGCCCAGGCGATCAAGTACGTGCGGCGGATCGAGGAACTGATCGGGGCGCCCGTCGCCCTGCTCTCGACCTCGCCCGAGCGCGACGACACCATCCTGATGCACAACCCGTTCGAGGATTGA
- a CDS encoding helix-turn-helix domain-containing protein, whose product MNSKHAYTIAEVTRITGSSRTTIYAEIAAQRLTAKKLGRRTLILADDLRTWLNSLPAIKTQAA is encoded by the coding sequence GTGAACAGCAAGCACGCCTACACCATCGCGGAAGTCACGCGCATCACGGGCTCAAGCCGGACGACGATCTACGCTGAGATCGCCGCCCAGCGCCTCACGGCCAAGAAGCTGGGTCGCCGCACCCTCATCCTCGCGGACGATCTGCGTACCTGGCTGAACAGCCTGCCTGCCATCAAGACGCAGGCAGCGTGA
- a CDS encoding histidine kinase, producing the protein MADYYPLLARALDALPDRSPAMRKAVYDRARGALIGQLRSLEPPLSQEDIDLESKALDAAIERLEVDYGAPLPANDAALAAALPEPAPPPPAPEAVPFSAPPEPAEARRPEPVSDDGLFEAEPETRRQPSPPVFVEAESSRHEPSLPPAPPPDLGPTTVPAEPEPVRDAPPLAIAPRKAREPAKAAEPEEPGPALPLGEAEAAGRDAEPDAEGASARSDGGRQRPRIDVVPPRGGRSKLLRNAFVGAVLALVIGLIAVAAFLLRDKPADLQQNDAETSAPADGSDQKFSDRVGGEPAPAQPAQGASGTAQNEAPAQAAPPSQADLAVAQRATLIEENTAGQNAQPTSTTGRAVWRLDSVSGEQGQPLETAVVATLEFPEAGLTLVATLQRNLDPTLPASHTIKLAFTPSGPEGERRAVQDIGLLQAKDEEAARGSPLSGLPVRVRENLFLIGLSSLRNDVDRNTDLLLHRNWFDLAVKYASGQRAVITFEKGNSGAYALQRAFEQWR; encoded by the coding sequence ATGGCCGACTACTATCCGTTGCTGGCGCGGGCGCTGGACGCCCTGCCCGACCGCTCGCCCGCCATGCGCAAGGCGGTCTACGACCGCGCGCGCGGCGCCCTGATCGGTCAGCTCCGCTCCCTCGAGCCGCCACTCTCGCAGGAGGACATCGACCTCGAGAGCAAGGCCCTCGACGCGGCGATCGAGCGGCTCGAGGTGGATTACGGCGCGCCGTTGCCCGCGAACGACGCGGCCCTGGCCGCCGCTTTGCCGGAACCGGCCCCCCCGCCGCCCGCGCCGGAAGCCGTGCCCTTCTCGGCGCCTCCCGAACCGGCAGAGGCCCGCAGGCCCGAGCCCGTGAGCGACGACGGCCTGTTCGAGGCGGAGCCGGAGACGCGCCGCCAGCCCTCGCCCCCCGTCTTCGTCGAGGCGGAGTCGAGCCGGCACGAGCCGTCCCTGCCGCCGGCCCCGCCACCCGACCTCGGCCCCACGACGGTCCCGGCCGAGCCGGAGCCGGTGCGCGACGCCCCGCCGCTCGCCATCGCGCCCCGCAAGGCGAGGGAGCCGGCCAAGGCTGCCGAACCCGAGGAGCCCGGTCCGGCCCTCCCCCTCGGCGAGGCCGAGGCCGCCGGCCGGGACGCGGAGCCGGACGCCGAGGGCGCCTCCGCCCGCAGCGACGGCGGCCGCCAGCGCCCGCGCATCGACGTCGTGCCGCCCCGCGGGGGCCGCTCGAAGCTCCTGCGCAACGCCTTCGTCGGTGCGGTGCTCGCCCTGGTGATCGGCCTCATCGCGGTCGCGGCCTTCCTGCTGCGCGACAAGCCGGCCGATCTTCAGCAGAACGATGCCGAGACGAGTGCACCCGCCGACGGCAGCGACCAGAAGTTTTCCGACCGGGTCGGCGGCGAGCCGGCCCCGGCCCAGCCGGCCCAGGGGGCCTCCGGCACCGCGCAGAACGAGGCTCCGGCCCAGGCCGCTCCGCCGAGCCAAGCCGATCTCGCGGTGGCGCAGCGCGCCACCCTGATCGAGGAGAACACCGCGGGCCAGAACGCGCAGCCGACCTCGACCACGGGCCGCGCGGTCTGGCGCCTCGATTCGGTGAGCGGCGAGCAAGGCCAGCCGCTCGAGACGGCGGTCGTCGCGACGCTCGAATTCCCCGAGGCGGGCCTGACCCTGGTGGCGACGCTCCAGCGCAATCTCGACCCGACGCTGCCCGCCTCGCACACGATCAAGCTCGCCTTCACGCCGAGCGGACCGGAGGGCGAGCGGCGCGCCGTCCAGGATATCGGCCTGCTCCAGGCTAAGGACGAGGAGGCCGCCCGCGGCTCGCCCCTCTCCGGCCTGCCGGTGCGGGTGCGCGAGAACCTGTTCCTGATCGGCCTGTCGTCCCTGCGCAACGACGTCGACCGCAACACCGACCTTCTGCTCCACCGCAACTGGTTCGACCTTGCGGTGAAGTACGCGAGCGGCCAGCGCGCCGTGATCACGTTCGAGAAGGGCAATTCCGGCGCCTACGCGCTGCAGCGCGCCTTCGAGCAGTGGCGATAG
- the rpoH gene encoding RNA polymerase sigma factor RpoH, which translates to MAGALPVLANEGGLSRYLDEIRKFPMLEPTEEFTLAKSWRDHGDREAAHRLVTSHLRLVAKIAMGYRGYGLPIGEVVSEGNVGLMQAVKRFDPDKGFRLATYAMWWIKAAIQEYILRSWSLVKMGTTANQKKLFFNLRKAKGRISALDEGDLRPDQVQHIATRLGVPEQDVIEMNRRLSGDTSLNAPLREEGEGEWQDWLVDNSPSQETVLAREEEGQNRLSALRDALSVLNPRERRIFEARRLADDPITLEDLSGEFGVSRERVRQIEVRAFEKVQEAVKKNLAVRELPRAGAGAA; encoded by the coding sequence ATGGCAGGCGCTTTGCCCGTGCTCGCCAACGAGGGTGGCCTTTCGCGCTACCTCGATGAGATCCGCAAGTTCCCGATGCTGGAGCCGACGGAGGAGTTCACCCTCGCCAAGAGCTGGCGGGACCACGGCGACCGGGAGGCGGCCCACCGGCTGGTGACCTCGCACCTGCGCCTCGTCGCGAAGATCGCCATGGGCTACCGCGGCTACGGTTTGCCGATCGGCGAGGTCGTGTCCGAGGGCAATGTCGGCCTGATGCAGGCGGTCAAGCGCTTCGATCCCGACAAGGGCTTCCGCCTCGCCACCTACGCCATGTGGTGGATCAAGGCCGCGATCCAGGAATACATTCTGCGCTCGTGGTCCCTCGTGAAGATGGGCACCACGGCCAACCAGAAGAAGCTCTTCTTCAACCTGCGCAAGGCCAAGGGTCGCATCTCCGCCCTCGACGAGGGCGATCTGCGTCCCGATCAGGTCCAGCACATCGCGACCCGCCTCGGCGTGCCCGAGCAGGACGTGATCGAGATGAACCGGCGCCTGTCCGGCGACACCTCGCTGAACGCTCCCTTACGGGAAGAGGGCGAGGGGGAGTGGCAGGACTGGCTCGTGGACAACAGCCCGAGCCAGGAGACGGTGCTCGCCCGCGAGGAGGAGGGGCAGAATCGCCTCTCGGCGCTCCGCGACGCGCTCTCCGTCCTCAACCCGCGCGAGCGGCGCATCTTCGAGGCGCGGCGGCTCGCCGACGACCCGATCACCCTGGAGGATCTCTCGGGCGAATTCGGCGTCTCCCGCGAGCGCGTCCGCCAGATCGAGGTCCGCGCCTTCGAGAAGGTGCAGGAGGCGGTCAAGAAGAACCTCGCCGTGCGCGAGTTGCCACGGGCCGGCGCCGGAGCCGCCTGA
- a CDS encoding IS6 family transposase has product MILSAIAAKLKRRSKTDFKGRHFEAALIVQAVSWYLRYPLSYRDIEELFLERGLEVDHSTLNRWVLAYAPLIEKRLRHFRKPHCGSIRIDETYVKVRGEWRYLYRAIDKHGSPVDFLLSAKRDLDAAKRFFRKMLEDQPLLAPDRIGTDAAGPYPPAIVATRKAGLLPRMPTHYMTKHLQQGIESDHFRLKKNMPRIGGFRSFATARRTIQGFEAMLWLRKGFGFAGAWTVREQNRLLALCFGLPVTNKA; this is encoded by the coding sequence ATGATCCTGAGCGCTATCGCCGCCAAGCTGAAGCGCCGGTCCAAGACCGACTTTAAGGGCCGCCACTTTGAGGCCGCGCTGATCGTCCAAGCTGTCTCTTGGTACCTGCGCTACCCGCTCAGCTACCGCGATATCGAGGAACTGTTCCTGGAGCGCGGGCTTGAGGTCGATCACAGCACGCTGAACCGCTGGGTGCTCGCCTACGCCCCGCTGATCGAGAAGCGATTGCGGCACTTCCGCAAGCCGCACTGCGGCTCGATCCGGATCGACGAGACCTACGTGAAGGTGCGCGGTGAGTGGCGCTACCTGTACCGGGCCATCGACAAGCACGGCAGCCCGGTCGACTTCCTCCTCTCAGCCAAGCGTGATCTGGATGCGGCCAAACGCTTCTTCCGCAAGATGCTCGAGGATCAGCCGTTGTTGGCCCCCGACCGGATCGGCACGGATGCGGCAGGCCCCTACCCGCCCGCTATCGTGGCAACGCGCAAGGCCGGCCTGCTGCCCCGCATGCCGACCCACTACATGACCAAACACCTGCAGCAGGGCATCGAGAGCGACCACTTCCGGCTGAAGAAGAACATGCCGCGGATCGGCGGCTTCCGCTCCTTCGCCACAGCCCGGCGCACCATCCAGGGCTTCGAGGCCATGCTGTGGCTGCGCAAGGGCTTCGGCTTTGCCGGCGCATGGACTGTCCGAGAGCAGAACCGGCTGCTGGCACTCTGTTTCGGACTTCCCGTCACGAACAAAGCATGA
- a CDS encoding site-specific integrase, translating to MIAAMLMLMPDTLTGKRDRALLALRFAGAFRRSELAALNVEDLQDGKDGLRVFVRRSKTDQEGRGIEKAIPHGKFIRPVALVREWLDAAGITEGPIFRPVLRSGNVRQAGRLTTQAIADVVKKHATAVGLDASTFGAHSLRAGYITTAAERGADLARIMDQSGHRDSRMVLGYIRRANAFKDHSGSGSCSR from the coding sequence GTGATCGCGGCCATGCTGATGCTGATGCCCGACACCCTCACAGGTAAGCGGGATCGCGCCTTGCTGGCTCTCCGGTTCGCAGGCGCTTTTCGCCGCTCCGAACTCGCCGCGCTGAATGTCGAGGACCTGCAGGACGGTAAGGATGGGCTTCGCGTCTTTGTACGCCGTTCAAAAACCGATCAAGAGGGCAGGGGCATCGAGAAGGCGATACCGCACGGCAAGTTCATTCGGCCTGTGGCACTCGTCCGCGAGTGGCTGGATGCCGCCGGCATCACGGAAGGGCCTATCTTCCGTCCGGTATTGCGGTCGGGCAACGTGCGCCAAGCCGGGCGCCTCACGACGCAGGCCATTGCCGACGTCGTGAAGAAGCACGCAACCGCTGTCGGCCTCGATGCCTCGACCTTCGGGGCACACAGCCTGCGGGCCGGCTACATCACGACGGCAGCGGAGCGGGGTGCGGATCTTGCCCGCATCATGGATCAGTCGGGACACCGCGACTCGCGGATGGTGCTGGGCTACATCCGCCGCGCCAACGCTTTCAAGGATCATTCGGGGAGCGGCTCCTGTAGCCGCTAG
- a CDS encoding phosphate-starvation-inducible PsiE family protein, producing MNQTTLEETDDRSKGRYPFARHVSAAADTLRETRKAWPGLSLYERFEEVVVVVLTGLIGLVIIAAVINLCFRVVLLVIFGLLDPAEHSVFQAVFGMIFTVLIALEFNHSILSVLHRQESIIQLRTVILIALLALARKFIILDASKTEPLTIIGLAAAVLALGAVHWLVRDQDRKDTQLSADGSSKMQD from the coding sequence GTGAACCAAACGACACTGGAAGAAACTGACGACCGGAGCAAGGGCCGCTACCCCTTCGCCCGACACGTCTCGGCGGCGGCGGACACGCTGAGGGAGACGCGTAAGGCTTGGCCGGGGCTGAGCCTCTACGAGCGCTTCGAGGAAGTGGTCGTCGTGGTGCTCACCGGCCTGATTGGCCTCGTCATCATCGCGGCCGTGATCAACCTCTGCTTCCGTGTCGTGCTGCTCGTCATCTTCGGCCTGCTCGACCCGGCCGAGCACAGCGTGTTTCAGGCCGTGTTCGGCATGATCTTCACGGTCCTGATCGCGCTCGAGTTCAACCACTCGATCCTGAGCGTGCTCCACCGTCAGGAGAGCATCATCCAGCTGCGCACGGTCATCCTGATCGCGCTGCTGGCGCTCGCCCGCAAGTTCATCATCTTAGACGCGAGCAAGACCGAGCCGCTGACCATCATCGGACTAGCAGCTGCCGTCCTGGCGCTTGGCGCCGTGCATTGGCTCGTGCGTGACCAAGATCGCAAGGACACGCAACTGAGCGCCGACGGCTCATCAAAGATGCAGGATTGA
- a CDS encoding DUF3987 domain-containing protein: MIADPFALEMERLGPAPSSARFENQWEDEPPSNERADKEPTWDSPDLSLLGTGQRAAPSFPLPLLGPWAEWAEQKAAGASAPIDYCAVALLACAGAALGNVRWPLAGADWSEPPLLWCAVVGPPSSSKSPSMDAAFALVRYAEDQMALGFETEQLAYTMKKQVSEACQEEWKAKIKAAVKKGDPPPPMPDEAQAPDLPVRPRIRVADATVEALGGLAAALPRGLLLVRDELAGWLGAFDRYGGGGSDRAFAIEMYGGRSYVVDRVKSPLPLHIRHLAIGLLGGVQPDKLPLIISGPDDGLASRLLWTWPDARPEFVLARNLQDDTLAKRNFARLSDLPMSTDEFGHAEPRLVRLTSQAEDVLEAFAREMVHRGHEAGGLLAGTIGKARGHVLRLSCVLEYLWWCGGTRAAEPTCISKKAVEAAAGLLDGYFLPMAERVYGDAAIPIRERRAMLLVRYLRRTGQRAFNARQVRREHGGMLRDATDMQAACAELAEACLIQPVLRPAGEQQGRPALNYEVNPAVLRGQR; encoded by the coding sequence GTGATCGCAGATCCATTCGCTCTGGAGATGGAGCGGCTCGGGCCCGCACCCAGCAGCGCGCGGTTTGAAAACCAGTGGGAGGATGAGCCACCCTCCAACGAGCGAGCCGACAAGGAGCCGACCTGGGACAGCCCAGACCTGTCGCTGCTCGGAACCGGCCAGCGCGCTGCGCCCTCGTTTCCGCTGCCACTGCTCGGCCCCTGGGCCGAATGGGCCGAGCAGAAGGCCGCCGGTGCCTCTGCCCCTATCGACTACTGCGCCGTCGCGCTGCTGGCCTGCGCAGGTGCCGCCCTCGGCAACGTGCGCTGGCCGCTGGCGGGCGCAGACTGGTCCGAGCCGCCGCTGCTCTGGTGTGCTGTGGTGGGGCCACCCTCCTCGTCGAAGTCGCCGTCGATGGACGCAGCCTTCGCGCTGGTGCGCTACGCCGAGGACCAGATGGCTCTCGGCTTCGAGACGGAGCAGCTGGCCTACACCATGAAGAAGCAGGTCAGCGAAGCCTGCCAGGAGGAGTGGAAGGCCAAGATCAAGGCCGCGGTGAAGAAGGGCGATCCGCCCCCGCCGATGCCCGACGAGGCTCAGGCACCGGATCTGCCGGTCCGGCCGCGCATCCGCGTTGCCGACGCGACGGTCGAAGCGCTGGGCGGTCTGGCTGCAGCCCTGCCGCGCGGGCTCCTGCTCGTGCGTGACGAGTTGGCCGGCTGGCTCGGCGCCTTCGACAGGTACGGCGGTGGCGGCTCGGATCGGGCCTTTGCCATCGAGATGTACGGCGGCCGCTCCTACGTGGTCGATCGCGTCAAAAGCCCACTGCCGCTGCACATCCGCCACCTTGCCATCGGTCTGCTGGGTGGCGTGCAGCCCGACAAGCTGCCGCTGATCATCAGTGGGCCGGATGACGGGCTCGCCTCGCGCCTGCTCTGGACGTGGCCAGACGCCAGACCGGAGTTCGTGCTCGCGCGCAACCTGCAGGACGACACGCTGGCCAAGCGCAACTTCGCGCGGCTGTCCGATCTGCCGATGAGCACGGACGAGTTCGGCCATGCCGAGCCCAGGCTCGTGCGGCTGACGAGTCAGGCGGAGGATGTGCTGGAGGCGTTCGCGCGCGAGATGGTGCACCGGGGGCACGAGGCAGGCGGCCTCCTGGCGGGCACGATCGGCAAGGCTCGCGGACACGTGCTGCGGCTCTCATGCGTGCTGGAGTACCTGTGGTGGTGCGGCGGCACGCGCGCGGCGGAGCCGACCTGCATCTCGAAGAAAGCCGTTGAGGCGGCAGCCGGGCTGCTCGACGGCTACTTCCTGCCTATGGCTGAGCGGGTGTACGGCGACGCCGCCATTCCGATCCGGGAGCGCCGGGCCATGTTGCTGGTGCGCTATCTCCGGCGGACTGGCCAGCGGGCTTTTAACGCGCGGCAGGTTCGCCGTGAGCACGGCGGCATGCTACGCGACGCGACCGACATGCAGGCGGCCTGTGCAGAGCTTGCTGAGGCCTGCCTGATTCAGCCTGTTCTCAGACCTGCTGGCGAGCAGCAGGGCCGCCCGGCGCTCAATTATGAGGTCAATCCGGCGGTGCTGCGGGGGCAGCGATGA
- a CDS encoding RluA family pseudouridine synthase, translating to MRWGQALQDIVAGIEERDARVAEGEGGQRLDRTLARAFPDLSRSRLQDLVRAGQVRLDGAIVREPALKVAAGVRLAVIVPEAVPAEPVAERFALSITYEDDDLVVIDKPAGLVVHPAPGHEGGTLVNGLIAHCGDSLSGIGGVRRPGIVHRLDKDTSGLLVVAKNDLAHRGLTAQFADHGRSGPLERAYQALVWGVPEPRNGTIEANLARSQRNREKIAVVRAGEGRHAVTHYRTVRALGPEVALLACRLETGRTHQIRVHLSHRGHPLLGDAVYGSAFKTKAARLPEPARASLAALGRQALHAGLLGFAHPRTGETLRFESPLPADLAALVRALGDPG from the coding sequence ATGAGGTGGGGACAAGCGTTGCAGGACATCGTGGCCGGGATTGAGGAACGGGACGCTCGCGTGGCGGAGGGGGAGGGGGGACAGCGGCTCGACCGGACGCTGGCGCGGGCCTTCCCCGACCTGTCGCGCTCGCGCCTGCAGGATCTCGTGCGGGCTGGCCAGGTGCGCCTTGACGGGGCGATCGTGCGGGAGCCGGCCCTGAAGGTCGCTGCCGGCGTGCGCCTCGCGGTCATCGTGCCGGAGGCGGTGCCGGCGGAGCCCGTCGCGGAGCGGTTCGCGCTCTCGATCACCTACGAGGACGACGACCTCGTCGTCATCGACAAGCCGGCCGGGCTCGTCGTGCACCCCGCGCCCGGACACGAGGGCGGCACCCTGGTCAACGGCCTCATCGCCCATTGCGGAGACAGCCTGTCTGGCATCGGCGGCGTGCGGCGCCCCGGGATCGTGCACCGCCTCGACAAGGACACGAGCGGCCTCCTCGTCGTCGCCAAGAACGACCTCGCCCATCGCGGCCTCACCGCGCAATTTGCCGATCACGGCCGCAGCGGTCCCCTGGAGCGGGCCTATCAGGCCCTCGTCTGGGGCGTGCCCGAGCCCCGCAACGGCACGATCGAGGCGAATCTCGCCCGCAGCCAGCGCAACCGCGAGAAGATCGCGGTGGTGCGGGCGGGCGAGGGGCGGCACGCGGTGACGCATTACCGCACCGTGCGCGCGCTCGGGCCCGAAGTTGCGCTGCTCGCCTGCCGCCTGGAGACGGGCCGTACCCACCAGATCCGGGTGCATCTCAGCCACCGCGGCCATCCGCTCCTCGGCGACGCCGTCTACGGCAGCGCCTTCAAGACCAAGGCGGCGCGGCTGCCCGAGCCCGCGCGAGCCTCGCTCGCGGCACTCGGCCGGCAGGCGCTGCACGCGGGGCTCCTCGGCTTCGCGCACCCGCGTACGGGCGAGACCCTACGCTTCGAGAGCCCGCTCCCCGCGGATCTGGCGGCCCTCGTGCGGGCGCTCGGCGACCCGGGGTAA
- a CDS encoding PRC-barrel domain-containing protein: MAETDALSAPSHPLIASDRIEGTAVFDASGKRIGAIKRLVIEKISGQVVYAVTAFGGFMGAGSETYTIPWEQLRYDTKLHGYHTTITAGHLRQAPEFSRRDEALLSGHERQQLNDFYAEPMP; this comes from the coding sequence ATGGCGGAGACGGACGCGTTATCAGCTCCAAGCCACCCGCTCATCGCGAGTGATCGCATCGAGGGAACGGCTGTCTTCGATGCGAGCGGCAAGCGAATTGGGGCCATCAAGCGCCTCGTGATCGAGAAGATCAGCGGCCAAGTCGTCTATGCCGTTACCGCGTTCGGCGGCTTCATGGGCGCGGGTTCAGAGACCTATACGATCCCCTGGGAGCAGTTGCGTTACGACACGAAGCTTCACGGCTACCACACGACCATCACGGCGGGGCATCTGCGCCAAGCACCCGAGTTCTCGCGTCGTGACGAGGCCCTCCTGTCTGGGCACGAAAGGCAGCAACTCAACGACTTCTATGCGGAACCCATGCCCTAA